A section of the Drosophila sechellia strain sech25 chromosome 3L, ASM438219v1, whole genome shotgun sequence genome encodes:
- the LOC6606108 gene encoding charged multivesicular body protein 5, protein MNRLFGRGKPKEPGPSLNDCIAGVDARATNIEEKISKLEAELRKYREQMSKMREGPAKNSVKQKALRVLKQKKAYEQQAESLRNQSFNMEQANYAAQSLKDTQATVAAMKDGVKQMKTEYKKINIDQIEDIQDDMADMFEQADEVQEALGRTYGMPEVDDDDLQAELDALGDEIALDDDTSYLDDVVKAPEAPSREPGADSIVPGKSTIETDEFGLPKIPTSLKTT, encoded by the exons ATGAATCGCCTTTTTGGTCGTGGCAAGCCCAAGGAGCCGGGTCCAAGTCTAAACGATTGCATCGCCGGG GTAGATGCTCGAGCCACAAACATCGAAGAGAAGATCAGTAAACTTGAGGCAGAGCTGCGCAAATACCGCGAGCAAATGTCCAAGATGCGAGAAGGTCCTGCCAAGAACTCCGTGAAACAGAAGGCCCTGCGGGTGCTCAAACAAAAGAAGGC CTACGAACAGCAGGCAGAATCTCTGCGCAACCAGTCGTTCAACATGGAACAGGCCAACTACGCGGCGCAATCCTTGAAGGATACTCAGGCCACCGTGGCGGCCATGAAGGATGGAGTCAAGCAGATGAAAACCGAGTACAAGAAGATCAACATCGACCAGATCGAG GACATCCAAGACGACATGGCTGATATGTTCGAGCAGGCGGACGAGGTGCAGGAGGCACTGGGTCGCACCTACGGCATGCCAGAGGTGGATGACGACGACCTGCAGGCCGAGTTGGATGCCCTGGGCGATGAGATTGCCTTGGACGATGACACCAGCTATTTGGATGACGTGGTCAAGGCTCCGGAGGCGCCGAGTCGAGAGCCGGGAGCTGACAGCATCGTCCCTGGAAAG AGTACCATTGAAACGGATGAGTTCGGCTTGCCCAAGATTCCGACATCGCTGAAGACCACATAG
- the LOC116801261 gene encoding zinc finger protein on ecdysone puffs isoform X2, whose protein sequence is MFYCHLCKKHMWDANSFENHIKGRTHLMMREGIEESYRLKANMIRQEAKIAEQLKSIEFDRLKRMGKSKQRQLDYCTMCDLNFHGHISTHRKSEGHLQLKKFLHPKCIECNKEFATRIDYDTHLLSAEHLKKAAENNTKVGERKRQTLPISTEEEETRDLRLPQKRKKKPVKKEGEAADGEAKKEGAGDGEGAEGDEAEGDEAKEGEEAADETKEGDELNESQEEEEVALPVDPEDCILDFNDGDEIPSEVDTRLPKYNWQRAVGPGLISKLECYECSVCSKFFDTEVTAEIHSRTATHHRNFLKFINEKSSDTKIAQKRAAAALEENERKKRKIEEAEAPAAEGVAEETTEGAEGELYDPSEATGDDEDVEMAEDNAEGEGEGEGDEEAEAEVEEDGAGQDNGEEEMEAQEGEGQEGEQEPEPEPAPVKTPAPAEPAPAAKTPAKTPTKAAAPAAVASPAAAATLADASPSPAKKATPARAAAGAKATPQRQRARGRYNRY, encoded by the coding sequence GCCAACTCTTTCGAGAACCACATCAAGGGCCGCACCCATCTGATGATGCGCGAGGGCATTGAGGAAAGCTACCGCCTCAAGGCCAACATGATCCGTCAGGAGGCCAAGATTGCAGAGCAGCTCAAGTCGATTGAGTTTGACCGCTTGAAGCGCATGGGCAAGAGCAAGCAGCGTCAGCTGGACTACTGTACCATGTGCGACCTGAACTTCCATGGTCACATCTCGACCCATCGCAAGTCGGAGGGACATTTGCAGCTGAAGAAGTTCTTGCACCCCAAGTGCATTGAGTGCAACAAGGAGTTCGCCACTCGCATTGACTACGATACTCATCTGCTGTCCGCCGAGCATCTGAAGAAGGCTGCCGAGAATAACACCAAGGTGGGTGAGCGCAAGCGCCAGACCTTGCCCATCAGCACCGAAGAAGAGGAGACCCGCGATTTGCGCCTGCCCCAGAAGCGCAAGAAGAAGCCGGTCAAGAAGGAGGGCGAAGCAGCCGATGGCGAGGCTAAGAAGGAGGGTGCCGGCGATGGCGAGGGAGCCGAGGGTGATGAAGCCGAGGGCGATGAGGCCAAGGAGGGTGAGGAAGCTGCGGACGAGACCAAGGAGGGCGATGAGCTCAACGAGAGCCAAGAGGAAGAGGAGGTGGCACTGCCCGTGGACCCTGAGGACTGCATCCTTGACTTCAACGACGGCGATGAGATCCCCAGCGAGGTGGATACCCGCCTGCCTAAGTACAACTGGCAGCGTGCTGTCGGTCCCGGTCTGATCTCCAAGCTGGAGTGCTATGAGTGCTCGGTGTGCAGCAAGTTCTTCGACACCGAGGTGACCGCCGAGATTCACTCGCGTACGGCGACTCATCACCGCAACTTCTTGAAGTTTATCAACGAGAAATCAAGCGATACTAAGATCGCACAGAAGCGCGCAGCTGCCGCCCTGGAGGAGAATGAGCGTAAGAAGCGCAAGATTGAGGAAGCAGAGGCTCCGGCTGCCGAGGGTGTCGCCGAGGAAACCACCGAGGGCGCTGAGGGTGAGCTGTACGATCCATCGGAAGCCACCGGCGACGACGAGGACGTAGAGATGGCGGAGGATAATGCTGAGGGCGAGGGCGAAGGCGAAGGCGACGAGGAAGCCGAGGCTGAGGTCGAGGAAGATGGCGCCGGCCAGGACAACGGCGAAGAGGAGATGGAAGCCCAGGAGGGAGAGGGCCAGGAGGGCGAGCAAGAGCCCGAACCCGAGCCAGCTCCAGTCAAGACTCCTGCCCCGGCTGAACCGGCACCAGCAGCCAAGACCCCAGCCAAGACTCCGACCAAGGCAGCTGCTCCGGCCGCTGTTGCCAGTCCCGCAGCTGCGGCAACGTTGGCAGACGCCTCTCCATCTCCGGCCAAGAAGGCAACGCCTGCTCGCGCTGCCGCCGGAGCCAAGGCCACGCCGCAGCGACAACGCGCCCGCGGTCGCTACAATCGCTACTAA
- the LOC6606110 gene encoding prostaglandin D2 receptor, which translates to METTTPVHDLLMPHNSTTVAPPKALYANQNRLIIGVIIMVLGVFGNSLALFILARKKLNKNSKYTLMLRCLATNNLVALLGMLTTTLLKMYLSKEVLQSFIRLDCVGLVVWRFFGLSSGCIAAVMAAERWMALARPFIYHKHITYELIRKSINSILMIAVVITFLPFVGFGAYIDESNPDQLKCIRYRDALGVWNKSYAVLFMVFGTLLCIVIVACNLFVAHTLLCVIGRSRTAKRHMHYDLVSRDKNSAISIDPESSSGTTLYQTQLSTGSGNSHRSVQPARQYRHSVSVTMAATDSSPVEIKFAKLMAFLSISFVICWMPQMIAIPLAIAPNRVPASNKFFIIADVLTALHFTSDPYVYVLSRSKSINWSLLGCIKRWRSGWRPGGLRRSQSDQSRMRTTMTEANTLEFN; encoded by the exons ATGGAAACCACAACACCTGTGCACGACCTGTTGATGCCGCACAACTCAACTACTGTGGCGCCTCCGAAAGCCCTCTATGCAAATCAAAATCGCCTGATTATTGGTGTTATTATCATGGTTCTGGGCGTTTTTGGCAATTCGCTGGCCCTTTTCATTTTGGCGCGCAAGAAGctcaacaaaaacagcaaataCACGCTCATGCTGCG ATGCCTGGCCACCAACAATCTGGTGGCTCTGCTGGGCATGCTGACCACGACGCTGCTGAAAATGTATCTCTCGAAGGAGGTCCTGCAGTCCTTCATTCGACTGGATTGCGTGGGTCTCGTGGTTTGGCGATTTTTCGGGCTCAGCTCTGGATGCATTGCAGCAGTTATGGCGGCGGAAAGATGGATGGCCCTAGCCAGACCCTTTATCTACCACAAG CACATTACCTACGAGCTCATTCGCAAGAGCATCAACAGCATTCTGATGATCGCCGTGGTGATCACGTTCCTGCCATTCGTTGGTTTTGGTGCATACATCGATGAATCCAATCCGGACCAGCTTAAGTGTATACGATATCGCGATGCGCTGGGCGTGTGGAACAAGTCGTATGCGGTGCTCTTTATGGTCTTCG GTACCCTGCTGTGCATTGTAATCGTAGCCTGCAACCTCTTCGTGGCCCACACCTTGCTCTGTGTGATCGGCAGGAGTCGCACGGCCAAGCGGCACATGCACTACGACCTGGTTTCCAGGGACAAGAACAGTGCCATCAGCATCGATCCCGAGAGCAGCAGCGGCACCACCCTCTACCAGACGCAGCTGAGCACCGGAAGCGGAAACAGCCATCGCAGTGTACAGCCGGCAAGGCAGTACAGGCACAGCGTTAGCGTCACAATGGCGGCCACCGACTCCTCTCCGGTCGAGATCAAGTTCGCCAAACTAATGGCGTTCCTCAGCATCTCGTTTGTCATCTGCTGGATGCCACAGATG ATCGCCATCCCGTTGGCCATAGCTCCAAATCGGGTGCCCGCATCGAACAAGTTCTTCATCATCGCCGATGTTCTCACGGCCCTGCACTTCACCTCGGATCCGTATGTCTATGTGCTGAGTCGCTCCAAGTCCATCAACTGGTCATTGCTGGGCTGCATCAAGCGCTGGAGGAGCGGATGGCGTCCGGGCGGACTTCGTCGTTCCCAGAGCGACCAGAGCCGCATGCGTACGACGATGACGGAGGCGAATACTCTGGAATTCAACTGA
- the LOC6606109 gene encoding integral membrane protein GPR155 isoform X1, whose protein sequence is MDSSMYYASQRIAASTEANVRVITSTMASSLANETAAPRADDGGVSMNNFYPALVQCFGIIICGYIAGRFKIISNAETKGLGTFVGTFALPSLIFLSLVELNWSAVNWSFLLAMLVSKAVVFFAVLIISLLVARPLNYARGGLMAIFCTQSNDFAIGYPIVMALYKDVHPEYASYLYLMAPISLAILNPVGLVLMEISKIIKNKEDVTRNPPLCPETCPAEQMSKRNRCLGERSILVFNTLIALFFNPLLLMTLLGVAGGFLFPHGLPEMVSSTLRVLGQSFSATALFLLGLKIVGGTGSERKSTGFLLPGVLILVKILVLPLVIRQTVNIMQSGQNFNDTTELSTFGFLYGTFPAAPGAFVIATQYNMEVELVARSMVFCTFISAPLMFISAKMISLTNLKPLDYLHELDAFSFDISVAGAAACCIMLALLIVTKRFKRMPQRITFCLVLSQLMCCIGVILWSKMEHVHRWPLYLQFLLFNIGTYSTRLWTGLLAISLLFLQCRSLCFVLKLWPYMLVFAWGVPAVLSGLLIAFDSNVMSGEKHNPSFQYGNAQAAISVFMLVMCFIVTVGCLVLHQRYKKRYEKYMTYSRELSNPESESSDLHSTISTTNLLSHTDQSSIRQSVRTASYSSSSDDEEMIPTAAGLPTSRSNGAVSGGAESGGGGCGSGNGTCCSGGAPVSNSSTTSTVVVDIEDLLNRTRQRASGANNKDLNKIESAPATEAIRNQMCSSSFNCGPSTSRQSCQTIIERYEDQNRRGLEPLEHPSGADEHQTLKHTVLLIILLCSMFVGLAVCIWTLVMEGMSGIYLELSFLDAFLNFGQGLIVLAVFITDMGELLMPVVKIWRKLWYGANVVSLPHWSNVRPETKHICEQFRNHHLENCKKDIAKDRRWRIRVYRRVFYGTEFVSWLIEVGLSKDRMEAVHYARHLVDGRVLRHINNVYHFEDKLLLYNFCSRI, encoded by the exons ATGGACAGCTCCATGTACTACGCCAGCCAGCGGATAGCGGCCAGCACAGAGGCTAATGTCAGGGTCATCACCTCGACCATGGCCTCATCTTTGGCCAATGAAACGGCGGCGCCACGCGCCGACGACGGGGGCGTCTCCATGAACAACTTTTACCCGGCGTTGGTTCAGTGTTTCGGCATCATCATTTGCGG TTACATTGCCGGACGCTTCAAGATCATCAGCAATGCGGAAACCAAGGGTCTGGGCACGTTCGTGGGCACCTTCGCCCTGCCCTCGCTGATCTTCCTGTCCCTGGTCGAGCTCAACTGGAGCGCTGTCAACTGGAGCTTCCTTCTGGCCATGCTCGTCTCCAAGGCGGTGGTCTTTTTCGCCGTGCTGATCATCTCGCTGCTGGTCGCCAGGCCTCTGAACTACGCTCGCGGCGGCCTGATGGCTATATTCTGCACCCAGAGCAATGACTTCGCTATCGGATATCCCATAG TTATGGCTCTCTATAAGGATGTCCACCCGGAATACGcctcgtatctgtatctgatgGCTCCTATCTCACTGGCTATTCTGAATCCAGTTGGCCTGGTCCTCATGGAGATCTCCAAGATCATCAAGAATAAGGAGGATGTG ACCCGTAATCCACCACTGTGTCCAGAAACTTGTCCCGCGGAGCAGATGTCCAAACGGAATCGCTGCCTGGGTGAACGGTCTATACTGGTTTTCAACACCCTTATTGCACTGTTCTTTAACCCTTTGTTGCTTATGACCTTGCTGGGTGTTGCTGGAGGATTCCTGTTTCCCCACGGTCTGCCCGAAATGGTGTCCAGTACGTTGCGTGTTCTTGGCCAGAGCTTTTCGGCAACGGCCTTGTTCCTACTTGGTCTTAAGATCGTAGGGGGTACAGGATCTGAACGAAAGAGTACAGGCTTTCTATTGCCTGGTGTTCTTATACTGGTTAAAAT ATTGGTGCTACCGCTCGTAATCCGACAGACGGTAAACATTATGCAGTCTGGCCAGAACTTCAACGACACCACCGAGTTGAGCACTTTTGGCTTTCTCTACGGCACCTTTCCAGCTGCCCCCGGAGCTTTCGTCATTGCGACACAGTACAACATGGAGGTTGAATTG GTTGCTCGAAGCATGGTTTTCTGTACATTCATCTCGGCACCGCTGATGTTTATATCGGCCAAAATGATATCGCTGACGAATCTGAAGCCACTGGACTATCTCCATGAGCTGGATGCCTTTTCGTTTGACATCAGCGTGGCCGGCGCGGCTGCCTGTTGTATTATGCTAGCATTGTTGATCGTGACGAAGCGCTTTAAGCGTATGCCCCAAAGAATAACTTTCTGTCTGGTGCTTTCGCAA CTCATGTGCTGCATAGGTGTAATCCTCTGGTCCAAGATGGAGCACGTGCACCGTTGGCCTTTGTACCTGCAATTTCTCCTTTTTAATATTGGAACCTACAGCACTCGTCTGTGGACTGGTCTTTTGGCCATTTCATTGCTCTTCCTGCAGTGTCGCAGCTTGTGTTTTGTGCTGAAACTTTGGCCCTATATG TTGGTGTTTGCCTGGGGTGTGCCGGCCGTATTATCTGGCCTTTTGATTGCCTTCGACTCGAATGTGATGTCGGGAGAGAAACATAATCCGAGCTTTCAGTACGGAAATGCTCAGGCAGCCATCTCCGTGTTCATGCTCGTTATGTGCTTTATAG TAACCGTCGGCTGTTTGGTGCTGCATCAGCGTTATAAGAAACGCTACGAAAAGTACATGACCTATTCACGTGAGTTGTCCAATCCGGAGTCGG AATCATCCGATCTGCACTCGACAATATCAACGACTAATCTGTTAAGTCACACGGATCAATCGTCCATCAGGCAAAGCGTTCGCACAGCTTCATATTCGTCTTCATCCGACGATGAGGAGATGATACCAACAGCTGCCGGATTGCCAACCAGTAGGTCGAATGGTGCTGTCAGTGGAGGAGCAGAATCTGGCGGAGGAGGTTGTGGTTCTGGCAATGGAACTTGCTGTTCGGGAGGAGCTCCGGTGAGCAATTCCTCAACAACCAGCACCGTGGTTGTGGACATTGAGGATCTGTTGAATCGCACACGACAACGAGCCAGTGGTGCCAACAATAAAGATCTGAACAAGATCGAAAGTGCACCTGCCACGGAAGC AATTCGCAACCAAATGTGCAGCAGCTCCTTTAACTGCGGTCCGAGTACCTCGCGTCAAAGTTGTCAGACTATTATCGAGCGATATGAAGATCAGAACAGAAGGGGACTTGAACCCCTGGAACACCCGAGCGGCGCTGATGAGCATCAAACTTTGAAGCATACCGTCCTCTTGATCATTTTGCTGTGCTCCATGTTTGTCGGTCTGGCAGTATGCATTTGGACATTGGTCATGGAGGGAATGTCGGGCATATATCTGGAACTTAGTTTCCTCGATGCTTTCCTCAACTTTGGTCAAGGTCTGATTGTTTTGGCAGTGTTCATCACCGACATGGGCGAACTTCTAATGCCAGTTGTGAAAATATGGCGCAAGTTATG gTATGGAGCCAATGTGGTTAGCCTGCCGCACTGGTCAAACGTGCGACCCGAAACCAAGCATATTTGTGAACAATTCCGCAATCATCACTTGGAGAACTGCAAAAAGGATATTGCAAAGGACCGAAG GTGGCGCATTCGAGTGTATCGCAGGGTGTTCTACGGCACCGAGTTCGTCAGCTGGCTCATCGAGGTGGGACTGTCCAAGGATCGAATGGAGGCTGTGCATTATGCCCGACATCTGGTCGATGGCCGGGTTTTGCGACACATCAACAACGTTTATCACTTCGAGGATAAGCTGCTGCTCTACAATTTCTGCAGTCGCATATAG
- the LOC6606109 gene encoding integral membrane protein GPR155 isoform X2 — MDSSMYYASQRIAASTEANVRVITSTMASSLANETAAPRADDGGVSMNNFYPALVQCFGIIICGYIAGRFKIISNAETKGLGTFVGTFALPSLIFLSLVELNWSAVNWSFLLAMLVSKAVVFFAVLIISLLVARPLNYARGGLMAIFCTQSNDFAIGYPIVMALYKDVHPEYASYLYLMAPISLAILNPVGLVLMEISKIIKNKEDVTRNPPLCPETCPAEQMSKRNRCLGERSILVFNTLIALFFNPLLLMTLLGVAGGFLFPHGLPEMVSSTLRVLGQSFSATALFLLGLKIVGGTGSERKSTGFLLPGVLILVKILVLPLVIRQTVNIMQSGQNFNDTTELSTFGFLYGTFPAAPGAFVIATQYNMEVELVARSMVFCTFISAPLMFISAKMISLTNLKPLDYLHELDAFSFDISVAGAAACCIMLALLIVTKRFKRMPQRITFCLVLSQLMCCIGVILWSKMEHVHRWPLYLQFLLFNIGTYSTRLWTGLLAISLLFLQCRSLCFVLKLWPYMLVFAWGVPAVLSGLLIAFDSNVMSGEKHNPSFQYGNAQAAISVFMLVMCFIVTVGCLVLHQRYKKRYEKYMTYSQSSDLHSTISTTNLLSHTDQSSIRQSVRTASYSSSSDDEEMIPTAAGLPTSRSNGAVSGGAESGGGGCGSGNGTCCSGGAPVSNSSTTSTVVVDIEDLLNRTRQRASGANNKDLNKIESAPATEAIRNQMCSSSFNCGPSTSRQSCQTIIERYEDQNRRGLEPLEHPSGADEHQTLKHTVLLIILLCSMFVGLAVCIWTLVMEGMSGIYLELSFLDAFLNFGQGLIVLAVFITDMGELLMPVVKIWRKLWYGANVVSLPHWSNVRPETKHICEQFRNHHLENCKKDIAKDRRWRIRVYRRVFYGTEFVSWLIEVGLSKDRMEAVHYARHLVDGRVLRHINNVYHFEDKLLLYNFCSRI; from the exons ATGGACAGCTCCATGTACTACGCCAGCCAGCGGATAGCGGCCAGCACAGAGGCTAATGTCAGGGTCATCACCTCGACCATGGCCTCATCTTTGGCCAATGAAACGGCGGCGCCACGCGCCGACGACGGGGGCGTCTCCATGAACAACTTTTACCCGGCGTTGGTTCAGTGTTTCGGCATCATCATTTGCGG TTACATTGCCGGACGCTTCAAGATCATCAGCAATGCGGAAACCAAGGGTCTGGGCACGTTCGTGGGCACCTTCGCCCTGCCCTCGCTGATCTTCCTGTCCCTGGTCGAGCTCAACTGGAGCGCTGTCAACTGGAGCTTCCTTCTGGCCATGCTCGTCTCCAAGGCGGTGGTCTTTTTCGCCGTGCTGATCATCTCGCTGCTGGTCGCCAGGCCTCTGAACTACGCTCGCGGCGGCCTGATGGCTATATTCTGCACCCAGAGCAATGACTTCGCTATCGGATATCCCATAG TTATGGCTCTCTATAAGGATGTCCACCCGGAATACGcctcgtatctgtatctgatgGCTCCTATCTCACTGGCTATTCTGAATCCAGTTGGCCTGGTCCTCATGGAGATCTCCAAGATCATCAAGAATAAGGAGGATGTG ACCCGTAATCCACCACTGTGTCCAGAAACTTGTCCCGCGGAGCAGATGTCCAAACGGAATCGCTGCCTGGGTGAACGGTCTATACTGGTTTTCAACACCCTTATTGCACTGTTCTTTAACCCTTTGTTGCTTATGACCTTGCTGGGTGTTGCTGGAGGATTCCTGTTTCCCCACGGTCTGCCCGAAATGGTGTCCAGTACGTTGCGTGTTCTTGGCCAGAGCTTTTCGGCAACGGCCTTGTTCCTACTTGGTCTTAAGATCGTAGGGGGTACAGGATCTGAACGAAAGAGTACAGGCTTTCTATTGCCTGGTGTTCTTATACTGGTTAAAAT ATTGGTGCTACCGCTCGTAATCCGACAGACGGTAAACATTATGCAGTCTGGCCAGAACTTCAACGACACCACCGAGTTGAGCACTTTTGGCTTTCTCTACGGCACCTTTCCAGCTGCCCCCGGAGCTTTCGTCATTGCGACACAGTACAACATGGAGGTTGAATTG GTTGCTCGAAGCATGGTTTTCTGTACATTCATCTCGGCACCGCTGATGTTTATATCGGCCAAAATGATATCGCTGACGAATCTGAAGCCACTGGACTATCTCCATGAGCTGGATGCCTTTTCGTTTGACATCAGCGTGGCCGGCGCGGCTGCCTGTTGTATTATGCTAGCATTGTTGATCGTGACGAAGCGCTTTAAGCGTATGCCCCAAAGAATAACTTTCTGTCTGGTGCTTTCGCAA CTCATGTGCTGCATAGGTGTAATCCTCTGGTCCAAGATGGAGCACGTGCACCGTTGGCCTTTGTACCTGCAATTTCTCCTTTTTAATATTGGAACCTACAGCACTCGTCTGTGGACTGGTCTTTTGGCCATTTCATTGCTCTTCCTGCAGTGTCGCAGCTTGTGTTTTGTGCTGAAACTTTGGCCCTATATG TTGGTGTTTGCCTGGGGTGTGCCGGCCGTATTATCTGGCCTTTTGATTGCCTTCGACTCGAATGTGATGTCGGGAGAGAAACATAATCCGAGCTTTCAGTACGGAAATGCTCAGGCAGCCATCTCCGTGTTCATGCTCGTTATGTGCTTTATAG TAACCGTCGGCTGTTTGGTGCTGCATCAGCGTTATAAGAAACGCTACGAAAAGTACATGACCTATTCAC AATCATCCGATCTGCACTCGACAATATCAACGACTAATCTGTTAAGTCACACGGATCAATCGTCCATCAGGCAAAGCGTTCGCACAGCTTCATATTCGTCTTCATCCGACGATGAGGAGATGATACCAACAGCTGCCGGATTGCCAACCAGTAGGTCGAATGGTGCTGTCAGTGGAGGAGCAGAATCTGGCGGAGGAGGTTGTGGTTCTGGCAATGGAACTTGCTGTTCGGGAGGAGCTCCGGTGAGCAATTCCTCAACAACCAGCACCGTGGTTGTGGACATTGAGGATCTGTTGAATCGCACACGACAACGAGCCAGTGGTGCCAACAATAAAGATCTGAACAAGATCGAAAGTGCACCTGCCACGGAAGC AATTCGCAACCAAATGTGCAGCAGCTCCTTTAACTGCGGTCCGAGTACCTCGCGTCAAAGTTGTCAGACTATTATCGAGCGATATGAAGATCAGAACAGAAGGGGACTTGAACCCCTGGAACACCCGAGCGGCGCTGATGAGCATCAAACTTTGAAGCATACCGTCCTCTTGATCATTTTGCTGTGCTCCATGTTTGTCGGTCTGGCAGTATGCATTTGGACATTGGTCATGGAGGGAATGTCGGGCATATATCTGGAACTTAGTTTCCTCGATGCTTTCCTCAACTTTGGTCAAGGTCTGATTGTTTTGGCAGTGTTCATCACCGACATGGGCGAACTTCTAATGCCAGTTGTGAAAATATGGCGCAAGTTATG gTATGGAGCCAATGTGGTTAGCCTGCCGCACTGGTCAAACGTGCGACCCGAAACCAAGCATATTTGTGAACAATTCCGCAATCATCACTTGGAGAACTGCAAAAAGGATATTGCAAAGGACCGAAG GTGGCGCATTCGAGTGTATCGCAGGGTGTTCTACGGCACCGAGTTCGTCAGCTGGCTCATCGAGGTGGGACTGTCCAAGGATCGAATGGAGGCTGTGCATTATGCCCGACATCTGGTCGATGGCCGGGTTTTGCGACACATCAACAACGTTTATCACTTCGAGGATAAGCTGCTGCTCTACAATTTCTGCAGTCGCATATAG